aagcATATTTAGCACCTCTCCATTGCAGTGCTTTACCAAATATTGTTTTATTGGTGGACTACTGAAATGACTTTTCCCTGGTCCTTTCCCCATATCCTTTTCTCCACTTGCCACAAAGCAAACATCCAAATAACCTTGTTTTTACAAAAGGTGATTTTCATGTCCTTCCCATAGACAGAGTCCAAGTTTTTGAACCCCTGAACAAGTGTCAGCATGGCCCCTTTTCCAAGGGCCTTAGAGCCAAGGGACAAGGACAAAGCGAGCCAAGGGACCACAGAAAGCAGCAGTCATTTTATCACATGCTTTAGGCAAATCATTGACCCATTTTTATGTTACAAAGGAGGAGAGATAGACAAAATACAAATGTAAACAGCAGCTGTCATCAACTGAGAGTTACCTCTTCTGCACTGTACCCTGGGAATTAACTCATGTGGCTCAGCTTCTCCCAGAAGGCTGGCTCAGCAGAGAACCTGAGCAACGGCATTTATGACTCTCAGGCAGATGTCTCTGCCTCTGCTCTCTGGGAGAGCAAGAACTTGAATGTAAAGGTTCAATCACAGTGTCACTTAAACTCTTATAAACTGAAAGTTAGTTTCAAAGCAAAAAATTGCAACACAAAACAGAGGTTCATACTTCAACCATAAACTCATACTGCATCTAAGGAAGGTGATCCAAAGCCTCTGGCTCAGAAAAAGTTTTTTTGGATAGGCCAAGATATGAATTGCATGCAGTTCAGGCTTTACAGGGAGCCTGATGTCCTAGAACATGTCCTTCCTCTTAGCGTGAATTGTTCTGCCCATTCTCCAATGGGGTTCACACACTTCATTCTCTTAATTCTATACAGATATAGCAAAAAGTCTATTACTCTTACCCTGGGACAGTGAGCTTCACTCTGACCTTGTAGGAAACCAGAATCCCCATCACCCTCTTGTCTATTCCATCCTTAATGCTACCAGAGAAAAACACATAGTGGGGTTAGACAGTGCAACAGCggaggtcacagaatcacacagaatcacagaatggttgaggttggaagggacctctggagatcatctagtccaacctccctgctcaagcagggtcacctagagcacgttgcacaggatcgcgtccaggtgggttttgaatatctccagagaaggagactccacaacctctctgggcaacctgttccagtgctctgtcaccctcacagtgaaaaagtttttcctcatgttcaggtggaactgcctgtgtttcagtttgtgtccattgctttgcgtcctgtcgctgggcaccactgaaaagagtctggctccgtcctcttgacaccctcccttcagatacttgtacacgttgataagatctcctctcagccttctcttctctaggctaaacaggcccagctctctcagtctttcctcataagagagatgctccagtcccctaatcatccagtcccctaatcatctttgtagacCTAGGTCACAGCATATGACTGGAGTAAGAGCTAGGTAAACATCCCATTCTCACAAAAGTGATAAAAGTAACATGTTAGAGTCTCTGGGACAGCTAATACCTCTCCAGGTCTGTGATCATCCTTTAGTCTGAATGAATATGACAGGGATAAGTCACACATTCAGATGTGCCTGTCTGGATACAGGTCCAAACTCCCAATAGGTTCGTCTCCTATGTCCTCACTACTTCTTTATAACCCTCCACCAGCTTGGACCATTTAAAACTCTACTCACATGGTACTAGAAGCCAAGTTGGTGTCTTCATCCTTTAGCTTTCCATCCAGGGCTATTTCCCGGGTCTCCCGGTTATTTGCTAGCAAGGGCAGAAGTGTCAGTGTCTTGGTGAGGCTGCTGTTTGGCTGCACCTTCTCCCTGAAAATAACAAGCAGGTGAGAGAAGGAAAGTGAAACACACTCCGATTTAAGTTAGAAAGCCAGCTAAGAGAACTTCAAAACAGGTTACAAAGCCATCCGCATGGAGTGAGATTTATCTGTCCAGATTTAGATGTCTACAATGTAGATGTCTACATTTCCCTTTGTAATTAGCAGACAGAAACAAGCACTTGCAGAACATGATTCATTTCACATTAAGGCAGACATCTAAAGTAGGGCAAACTATGCTGCAAACCTCTAAAGCTGGACAAAATGAATCCTAGTTTAGAAGATCAGCACTCCAAGGAAAACCTACCCCTATGCTGCagagcaaaaaacagaaaaatgtaatgtTTCTGGGTGGGTCCAACCCTCCTCACAAAGCAAGGTTCAGTGCACTGCCAATACAGCGCAATGCACAAGAGCAGGTGGTTCCCCACACCATCAATAGGGTCAAGGTTTTCATGTCTTCTTTTAAGGCCAGAAGAAACTGAAATGGCATAAAACATACTGACCTCAAGCTAGAGCATGGCTGACTTCCAGCTAAATAGCAACAACTTTTAGAAAAATGTTGCAGCTCCATTTAAAGATTTCAAGCAAGAGGGAGCCCTCCATAGTCCCCGCTAAGTTTTTCTAGTAGGCAATTACTCTTCAGACAGAAGAGCTCTTCTGCAGCCTCCACCTGGTCCCTGAATGGAGGAGCAGTGTACTTGCTGGCTATGTGAAAAAGGAGACCAACCACATTCAGAGGGAATGGGTGGTGTAGGGGGACGCACAccagggagagaagagagctcTGTAACAGCAGGCAACTAACTGCCAGACGACAGCTAGGAGTCTCTCCTGCTTCCAAAGAGGAAGGTAATTAAAAGGGTATGAAGGAGTGTAGTAGGAAGGGATAAGCAGAGCATTCAGACACTCACTGCGCTTCCTCTGCAGCTACTACTTTTGTATAGTAGTCACTTGAGTACAAAACGACGttggcaacctgctccactgagTGAGAAAGGAGAACGGGGACAATCAGCTGTGCAAATGCATGAGAAACAACACAGCCGCCCCACCGAGGTTCGGGAGCGGAAGACACTATGAGGACAGCAGGAAAGCCTTAAAACTTGAAGGGACCACTAGGATGGGCAGCATGACTTGGTTACAGATCAATATAACACCTGTGGCCAAAGTCTATATTCCCAGAAAGAGATCCAGCCTTGACGTGAAGATGACAAAAAGTCAACAACCCATGGTTTCCCTTGGGAGCCTgttctttccattaaaaacatcTGCATCTTTCTTCTCTAAGTGTGTCCGCTTTTGTCTCTGGCGACTGGTATCTCTCGCATATCTATTGCCAATGCATATGCATTGAGGAGATATCATCACCAAGCAGATGGGATACTATGGTAGTCTGCAGACAGCAGTATGGTAAGTGGCTTATATCCTCCAGCCAAACAGCAAAAAGCATATGGTACTTCTGACTGAAACACTGATGAGGAGAGAATCTGGGGATCAACAAGGTCTTTCTAAGCTTGACAGAGGCTAAAAGTATTTGAGAGTCACTGGAGGGTGTATCAGACTACAGAGACTGGCACTGAATTGGCTTTCTCCACGATGGACTTGTGTGAAACCCTCAGCAActttcttcctctcctgctttctcttctctcctctttctcatCCTTTGTCTCTCCGACGAACATCTTTCAGATGTCTCTGAAACCTCAGACACAGCTGCATGTACCCTGTGGGCATCACACCCACAGGAGGGCCCCTGCCTTGCCCACAGGAGGTGCTGGTCCCTTTCTGTTTTCTAGAGGGGAGATATCAGTACCTGAAATTAAGCCATGCGAGTACTCCTGAGAGACAGGAAAAAGTCTATAGTGTTTCACCCCAGGAACAGCAGTAGAGAAACAGCAAAGGATCGGGGAGAGAGACAAATTCCTGACTTGCGTGTGCTGCCTGCTTAAGCAGCTGCAAGCACTACTTTCTGGCCCTCTTTGAGCCCTACCGTCATACAGTCTTCTTGCCCTCAAAGAATCCCAACCAACAGTAAAAACATACCTGTCACTTTGATCTTCTTGACTGTTTTCTCTGTGCTGTTGGTGATGGTGAAAGTGACTGGAATGGGCTCGCCATGGTAGTACACCTAGGAGGGGTTTGGTGCACAGAAACCCCAGCATGAGGCTTCACCCAAGCCCTAGCTCTCCTCCAATCCCCCCACCATAAATCTCCTCCCAAAGGCCAGAGAAGGCAAGAGAACCCTTCCCAATAGCTTTCACTGACCCCAAATGAGTCTGGTAGTGGGGTCCCAGCCTTCCCTAGCAGTAACTATGGACAGAAATTACAATTCTTGAGTGCTGGGACAAGTCAGTCCCAGCAGAAACAGGGCCTGAATAACACTGGAAGTAGCTGCTTTGGGCAGCAAAATGGATATTGGCACTGAAATGCTATGATGTCCACACCCCAGGCACGCTCCTCACCTCTTTGCTGAGGGATGCTTTCAAGTTTAACGGCTTGTCGGACATGAAGAACTGCCAGGTGGTCTCTGCACACGGTTGGGGTCCCAGGTTTTCCGGAGCATACTGTACCTTACGGATCAACAGGCGTGCTGAGCTCCTGGGAAGCAGCAGAAGACAACAGGGCACTTATTTCTGCTTGGCAGAGGCGAGAGTTCTGTGTTAATGTCTTCTTACACCCAGGAGGTCCGCTGACAAGCAGGGAGAAGCTGAACAAGCCACCATGGTGCACTGTTGCACCTCCCACCCCCCCATTACAGAGGGCACCAATAGACACAGCCATGTGCACAGATGTCCTGTTACCTCTTGTGAATCCTCTCTTCCACATTTTCTGTCGAGAAAGCCTTCACCTCAAAGTCCACCCCGCAGATCtgccagagggagagagaggacagCTGTGAAACCAGAGTTTCACAAGCTGAGCACATCTGCAGATGTTTAGACATCTTTCTGTACAGCTAGCATGAGCAGATTCCTGCCAGTTGCAAATTGCTCTGGCCTCCAACCTTTGTAGCAGAAATCCCTGCCAGCTGGGGTGGCAGCATCCACCTGCTCCATGCTCTCGGTAAGGCTTAATTCCCAGCATTTGACAGATGACATCCCCGCTCCTAAAACGCTTTTTGTAGCGGTACTGCTGTACACCTAAAGTTCATAATACCCTGTCAGGTTATAAGACTGACCAGCCAGCAAGGCTCTTCAGGCTGCCTTGGGTTTCCGAACGGCTTTGTAATGCCAACACCTGACTCGGGGTCAACACTTTTACTTCCCAACGGATTGGGAGCAATCGGACCAAGTTGACCTTTGCTTTAACGGGTTTATACTGCTATGGTGTGTCTGGCTGAGTGCCAGATATCTCTCTTCATAGCAGCAGGGAAAACTTTTGCTATAATACTGTTGCTTGGCAAACATATAGCTTGCCTCTGGGGCACTGGATTTCAGAGTCTGCACCCGGTTTTACTCAGTTGTTAGTCTAGTCCAGCTGTTCAGAGAAGTATCCAAAATGAAGTATAAAAGGAATATTTAAAGCAATGTCAGAAACCTTGCAGAATCTCTCATTATCTGGTTACTTTTCCTccatggtttttgttttgtttacacacATGTTCAAGACAGcccttttctgcatgtgttttAATTCAGAAGCAAGTCTTAACACATGGTATTTACAGTGATCAATGAAATTTCAGTCTCCTTTTCTATAATGTAACTGACTAGCTAATAGCTTGCCTGGCAGCTACAAGCATTTTATGCGTGTCCAACCCACAGATCATAGAGATAACTTAAGGAAACTATAAGCATTGCAGATTTAGTACAGTCTTGCTGCTGTTTAACTGGATTCCCTTTCTTATTCTGAGGGCCTAAATTCCAACTCTGTGACGCTCTCTTTAGCTTTTAAATGCCAGGTTCCTGAGAAGCCACCAAGCAAAGCACAGTAAACCCCAGTATCACCTTATTCTAACTCTCAAGCCAGCCAAATAAATTCGCAACTCTTGTTCCATTCAACCTTCCTCTACAATTATAAGCACGGGTGTTCCGTCAGTCTCACCTTATCAACATCATGAGGGGCAGGCTGCAAGCAGACTGAACAAGGCAGGTAATCTGGAAACTGTGGGagcaagaagggaaaaacaacccaaaacagtGTTACCCAGATTTCCAGCTCTGCACATTCTAATTAACTTGTTGTTCGCAAAAGGCACAAAACACAACCCTGAAGACAATAGGACGTGCACTGTAATGCAGTAACCCTTTGAGGTTGTGGCTGAGCCAGAGGCCTTGATACACTGAGCCTTCCACCTGCCCTGTGTCAACAAGTCTCAAACAAAAGCAGAGGCAAGAATCTTTCAAAGAGCTATTTGTTCCTGTATCAGAACATGCGGATTTCAAACCTGCATCTCCCTGGTAATGAGCAACACtgggttttgttgtttgcttgtcTGATtcatgaattttttaaaaagtaagaaattGGCACTTTCTTTGTGAGCATTGGGACAAAGGTATAAAGTATTCCAGCCCCTCAGGAGTGGGGAAGTTAAAAAAAGGTTTGTGGGGCTCTGGCTCAAGTAAAGCCATTGCACATTTCTCTGTCTCTTACAAGGACTTTTTTCATAAGCAGTTAGCATCTTCTTGCTCTTTATCACTTGGAacggtaagaaaaaaaaattggtacaTTGCCTTTTACTAAAAATTGGAATCTTGCATAATATGGATTCACTATTAATGCCCATCCTCAGTCCACCACTGAGCGTCAGTAGCCTAGTAACAGCAGACAAGGAGAAGAGGGTCTTACGAGGCTCTTATGAGACACTTACTGTAAAAAGAAAGGGGTAAGCATTTTTGCCCAGCTTCTTTAACAGAGATTCCTGCAAGTGAGAAAGTGTCTCCGGCTTGTCAGCAGGCGGGTACACCTGGACCCTAGAGAAGAAGAGGTCCCTGCGGAAGGTGAGGCCAATCACATCAATGTCTTCCTGGCCGTAGCGGAAAGCGCAGGTCAGCGTCACGTACACTGAGAAGAAGCACATGGCAGGTTAGGCACGCAGCAGGCTGACAACACAGCCAGCGTGTGACTTCGAATCCTCCTGCACTAGAGAGTCAGGGAAACCCCTTGGGGTTGTCTAAACCCTATAGAATTCATACTATTTGTGAGGACCTACACTATGTTAAGGAAGCAGCCTGTCCATTGAGGAAGAAGGTTACATTTGTATCcttaaaacaatgcaaaaagGTTCTATTTCAGTGTCTCACTTGAAAAGAGGACTAGCAATCTCTGAAAAGTACATTGCCTAAGATCTCAAACCTTCTTTCCCCTTGATAAGTGCAGGGTCCACCAATACAACaccatctgaaagaaagaaaaaataaaagacattaaCAGAGGATAACCAGGGGTAAGGGACCAGGAAGGGCAGCACAAATCCTTGCAGACTTACCTACAGGCTCCACGCTCTTTATGTGGTCAATGAAGTCACGCTTTCCCAGGTAGATGGTCAGCTGTAGGGAGAAGATGACTATGACTGAACTACAAAGATTGATAGTTGTGTGTTTAggtgggagaaaaaggagaactaTCAATCTTGTAGAGCACAGAAAAATTCTatgttatatgcatatatatattttattattattattttttttttctagcaaacaCAATCCCCACTAAAGTCAGCAGGCCTGTTCACATCCTTTGAGAGATCAGAGGAGAAGACTTGATGTGGAGCAAGTCCCAGAAGTACAAC
The sequence above is a segment of the Apteryx mantelli isolate bAptMan1 chromosome 9, bAptMan1.hap1, whole genome shotgun sequence genome. Coding sequences within it:
- the SAG gene encoding S-arrestin isoform X2, encoding MSCPESQKAASGKNASSPQNQVVFKKSTRDKALTIYLGKRDFIDHIKSVEPVDGVVLVDPALIKGKEVYVTLTCAFRYGQEDIDVIGLTFRRDLFFSRVQVYPPADKPETLSHLQESLLKKLGKNAYPFLFTFPDYLPCSVCLQPAPHDVDKICGVDFEVKAFSTENVEERIHKRSSARLLIRKVQYAPENLGPQPCAETTWQFFMSDKPLNLKASLSKEVYYHGEPIPVTFTITNSTEKTVKKIKVTVEQVANVVLYSSDYYTKVVAAEEAQEKVQPNSSLTKTLTLLPLLANNRETREIALDGKLKDEDTNLASSTIIKDGIDKRVMGILVSYKVRVKLTVPGILGDFTSSEVGTELPFRLMHPKPEDKNTAALLMPWVMLPECFSNRETEFCFISEAELVFEEFARQQLKDMVDDEENKNVSSADERLEEQAAREAM
- the SAG gene encoding S-arrestin isoform X1, whose product is MSCPESQKAASGKNASSPQNQVVFKKSTRDKALTIYLGKRDFIDHIKSVEPVDGVVLVDPALIKGKEVYVTLTCAFRYGQEDIDVIGLTFRRDLFFSRVQVYPPADKPETLSHLQESLLKKLGKNAYPFLFTFPDYLPCSVCLQPAPHDVDKICGVDFEVKAFSTENVEERIHKRSSARLLIRKVQYAPENLGPQPCAETTWQFFMSDKPLNLKASLSKEVYYHGEPIPVTFTITNSTEKTVKKIKVTVEQVANVVLYSSDYYTKVVAAEEAQEKVQPNSSLTKTLTLLPLLANNRETREIALDGKLKDEDTNLASSTIIKDGIDKRVMGILVSYKVRVKLTVPGILGDFTSSEVGTELPFRLMHPKPEDKNTAALLMPWVMLPECFSNRETEFCFIRCVYAHVRIFWNSPCIAANPATCHWNCFISSLYKYSAVLSITILTIRCVFFSFSTAS